A stretch of Dietzia lutea DNA encodes these proteins:
- the leuC gene encoding 3-isopropylmalate dehydratase large subunit has translation MTETVTGGTRPRTLAEKVWDDHVVVSGEGEGESRGPDLIFIDLHLIHEVTSPQAFDGLRLAGRQLRRPDLTLATEDHNVPTDIVGGAVNLIADRTSRVQIETLRRNCEEFGVRLYPMGDLDQGIVHVVGPQLGLTQPGMTVVCGDSHTSTHGAFGSIAMGIGTSEVEHVMATQTLSLRPFKTMAVTVTGELQPGVTGKDLILAVIAQIGTGGGQGYIIEYRGEAIEKLSMEARMTVCNMSIEAGARAGMIAPDQTTYDYLRGRPHAPTGDEWDEAVRYWDSLRTDDDAVFDTEVVIDGSALTPFVTWGTNPGQGVPLGASVPNPDSFTDESARIAAESALEYMDLRAGTPMREVPVDVVFVGSCTNGRIEDLRTVAEVIDGQRIADGVRMLVVPGSMRVREQAEQEGLDRVFTEFGAEWRQPGCSMCLGMNPDSLLPGQRCASTSNRNFEGRQGKGARTHLVSPSVAAATAVLGHLASPVDLEPAKGA, from the coding sequence ATGACTGAGACCGTGACCGGCGGAACGCGACCGCGGACCCTGGCCGAGAAGGTCTGGGATGACCACGTGGTGGTCAGCGGAGAGGGCGAGGGCGAGTCCCGGGGGCCCGACCTCATCTTCATCGACCTCCACCTCATCCACGAGGTCACCAGCCCCCAGGCGTTCGACGGACTCCGCCTGGCCGGCCGTCAGCTCCGCCGCCCGGACCTCACCCTGGCCACCGAGGACCACAACGTGCCGACCGACATCGTCGGCGGCGCCGTCAACCTCATCGCCGACCGGACCTCGCGCGTCCAGATCGAGACCCTGCGCCGCAACTGCGAGGAGTTCGGGGTCCGGCTGTACCCGATGGGCGACCTCGACCAGGGGATCGTCCACGTCGTGGGCCCCCAGCTGGGCCTGACCCAGCCGGGCATGACGGTGGTGTGCGGCGACTCGCACACGTCCACCCACGGGGCGTTCGGGTCCATCGCCATGGGCATCGGCACCTCCGAGGTCGAGCACGTCATGGCCACCCAGACGCTCAGCCTGCGGCCGTTCAAGACGATGGCGGTGACCGTCACCGGCGAGCTGCAGCCCGGCGTCACGGGCAAGGACCTCATCCTCGCCGTCATCGCCCAGATCGGCACCGGCGGGGGACAGGGCTACATCATCGAGTACCGCGGCGAGGCCATCGAGAAGCTCTCGATGGAGGCCCGGATGACCGTCTGCAACATGAGCATCGAGGCCGGCGCGCGGGCGGGCATGATCGCGCCCGACCAGACGACCTACGACTACCTGCGCGGCCGTCCGCACGCGCCCACGGGCGACGAGTGGGACGAGGCCGTGCGGTACTGGGACAGCCTGCGCACCGACGACGACGCGGTCTTCGACACCGAGGTCGTGATCGACGGCTCCGCGCTCACCCCGTTCGTCACCTGGGGCACCAACCCCGGCCAGGGCGTCCCGCTGGGCGCGTCCGTCCCGAACCCGGACTCGTTCACGGACGAGAGCGCGCGCATCGCCGCCGAGAGCGCCCTGGAGTACATGGACCTGCGGGCCGGCACCCCCATGCGCGAGGTGCCCGTCGACGTCGTGTTCGTCGGGTCGTGCACCAACGGCCGCATCGAGGACCTGCGCACCGTCGCCGAGGTCATCGACGGGCAGAGGATCGCCGACGGCGTCCGGATGCTCGTCGTGCCGGGTTCCATGCGGGTGCGCGAGCAGGCCGAGCAGGAGGGCCTGGACCGGGTGTTCACCGAGTTCGGCGCCGAATGGCGCCAGCCCGGCTGCTCCATGTGCCTGGGCATGAACCCCGACTCGCTGCTGCCCGGCCAGCGGTGCGCGTCGACCTCAAACCGCAACTTCGAGGGACGTCAGGGCAAGGGTGCGCGCACCCACCTGGTCAGCCCGTCGGTCGCCGCGGCCACCGCGGTGCTCGGGCACCTCGCCTCGCCCGTCGATCTCGAGCCCGCGAAGGGGGCCTGA
- a CDS encoding IclR family transcriptional regulator encodes MRQYSGIGVLDKAMTVLHAVAEQPCVLADLCERTGLPRATAHRLAVGLEIHQLLSRDDAGVWSLGPGLAKLAAHVSDSLADAASTVLPRLREITEESVQVYRRDGDRRICVASAEPPTGLRDTVPVGAVLPMSRGSGAKVLAAWADPATQRTLLTDATYTERQLAEVRRRGWAQSVAEREAGVASISAPIRDSTGTVVAAISVSGPVDRIGRRPGVKWAADLLAAADAIHNRL; translated from the coding sequence GTGAGACAGTATAGCGGGATCGGGGTCCTCGACAAAGCGATGACGGTGCTGCACGCGGTGGCCGAACAGCCCTGCGTCCTGGCCGACCTCTGCGAGCGGACGGGACTGCCGCGCGCCACCGCGCACCGCCTCGCCGTGGGGCTGGAGATCCATCAACTGCTGTCCCGCGACGACGCCGGGGTGTGGAGCCTCGGGCCCGGCCTGGCCAAGCTCGCGGCGCACGTCTCCGACTCCCTCGCCGACGCCGCCTCCACGGTGCTGCCGCGGTTGCGGGAGATCACCGAGGAGAGCGTTCAGGTCTACCGCCGGGACGGCGATCGTCGAATCTGCGTGGCCTCGGCCGAGCCGCCGACCGGCCTGCGGGACACGGTGCCCGTCGGCGCAGTCCTGCCCATGAGCCGCGGTTCGGGGGCCAAGGTCCTCGCGGCGTGGGCCGACCCGGCCACGCAGCGCACGCTGCTGACCGACGCCACGTACACCGAACGCCAGCTGGCGGAGGTCCGCCGGCGCGGCTGGGCGCAGTCCGTCGCCGAGCGGGAGGCGGGCGTGGCCTCGATCTCCGCGCCCATCCGGGACTCGACGGGAACCGTGGTCGCGGCGATCTCGGTCTCCGGGCCGGTGGACCGCATCGGCCGACGACCGGGCGTGAAGTGGGCCGCCGACCTGCTCGCCGCGGCCGACGCGATCCACAATCGGCTGTAG
- a CDS encoding ABC transporter substrate-binding protein, giving the protein MTSRRDLFRLAAGAGLSLTALGACGAEKGATTTSPSATPTDPLAPPKPVRTPTPDAPPRRLLALSSADLDVLHALDREPEAAWAVDGTGPRPWRGRPAPPRPEWDGPGLPDLRSLLPFGVDAFVLAAADVTGDQLRGYERLATVIVDPQGRPGWRDHLDLVADALDRDPGPAAATAEEALDAWTRGQRRLGVEALAVVVGTGARPDTPVATLAADSPLGAEIRALDFEVDARAEPRPYRALRRPGVQVVRVDPRDDDLVAAVRQPSVTSLPWALDRLVRGRRPA; this is encoded by the coding sequence GTGACCTCGCGCCGTGACCTGTTCCGCCTCGCCGCGGGGGCCGGCCTGTCCCTCACCGCCCTCGGTGCGTGCGGCGCGGAGAAGGGGGCGACGACGACGAGTCCGTCCGCCACCCCGACGGACCCGCTGGCCCCTCCGAAACCGGTCCGGACACCCACGCCGGACGCGCCGCCGCGGCGTCTCCTCGCGCTCTCCTCGGCGGATCTCGACGTCCTGCACGCTCTCGACCGCGAGCCGGAGGCCGCGTGGGCGGTCGACGGCACGGGCCCGCGGCCGTGGCGTGGGCGGCCCGCCCCGCCGCGTCCCGAGTGGGACGGCCCGGGCCTGCCCGATCTGCGGTCACTGCTGCCGTTCGGCGTCGACGCCTTCGTCCTGGCCGCGGCGGACGTCACCGGCGACCAGCTACGCGGGTACGAGCGCCTGGCGACCGTGATCGTCGACCCGCAGGGGCGACCGGGCTGGCGGGACCACCTCGACCTCGTGGCCGACGCCCTCGACCGCGATCCCGGACCGGCGGCCGCCACCGCCGAGGAGGCGCTCGACGCGTGGACCCGGGGTCAGCGGCGGCTCGGGGTCGAGGCCCTCGCCGTCGTCGTCGGCACCGGCGCCCGGCCCGACACCCCCGTCGCCACCCTCGCGGCGGACTCGCCGCTCGGCGCGGAGATCCGCGCCCTGGATTTCGAGGTGGACGCCCGGGCCGAGCCCCGGCCGTATCGGGCGCTGCGGCGTCCGGGCGTCCAGGTGGTGCGGGTCGACCCCCGCGACGACGACCTCGTGGCGGCCGTGCGACAGCCCAGCGTCACGAGCCTGCCGTGGGCGCTGGACAGGCTCGTCCGCGGGCGACGGCCCGCCTGA
- a CDS encoding TetR/AcrR family transcriptional regulator: MSSPPDASLQAHDASPSADAPRDDSLRDRKRRATLLAIEDAATALVLEHGYDAVTVDQICAAAEVSKRTFFNYVASKEAAVIGATPQDVPETEREEFLDRVDPDVPGAVMRVFLAGFAATRIADREQTATLVQRRRDIFRAEPQLGAARMTASYRFQLELVDLVSCHLDQHPRLRRLPGVSAEAEARACVALVAASGNLGMATWLNRDSATFADLHADCATALRQLAVLVGEPCAHDSSTDGTPHE; encoded by the coding sequence GTGAGCTCTCCCCCCGACGCCTCCCTGCAGGCCCACGACGCGTCCCCGAGTGCGGACGCCCCACGCGACGACTCCCTGCGCGACCGCAAGCGCCGCGCGACGCTCCTCGCCATCGAGGACGCCGCCACCGCGCTGGTCCTCGAGCACGGGTACGACGCGGTGACGGTCGACCAGATCTGCGCGGCCGCCGAAGTCTCCAAGCGGACGTTCTTCAACTACGTCGCCTCCAAGGAGGCCGCGGTCATCGGCGCCACCCCGCAGGACGTCCCCGAGACCGAGCGCGAGGAGTTCCTCGACCGGGTCGATCCGGACGTCCCCGGCGCGGTGATGCGCGTCTTCCTCGCCGGCTTCGCCGCCACCCGCATCGCGGACCGCGAGCAGACCGCCACGCTCGTCCAACGTCGGCGCGACATCTTCCGGGCCGAGCCGCAACTCGGCGCCGCGCGGATGACCGCCTCGTACCGGTTCCAGCTCGAACTCGTGGACCTCGTCTCCTGCCACCTCGACCAGCACCCGCGGCTGCGCCGCCTGCCCGGAGTGAGCGCCGAGGCCGAGGCACGCGCGTGCGTCGCGCTCGTCGCCGCCTCGGGCAACCTCGGCATGGCCACCTGGCTGAACCGGGACTCCGCCACCTTCGCCGACCTCCACGCCGACTGTGCCACCGCCCTGCGGCAGCTCGCCGTGCTCGTCGGCGAGCCCTGCGCCCACGACTCCTCCACCGACGGGACCCCGCATGAGTGA
- a CDS encoding MDR family MFS transporter — protein MSETDIRTTAAPPGADRSPAPAPTTHNVPLVFTSLLLGMLIVSLGQMIFATALPTIVADLGGVDRMSWVITVYLLTMTIGLPVYGKLGDQIGRKPLFVTAILLFSAGSLLGALAWNIDLLIAARAVQGLGGGGLMVLSQAIVADVVPARQRGRYMGVMGAVFGLSSVLGPLLGGFFTEGPGWRWALWFNLPVCLIALVVAVVWLRLPNRGSGRRTDWPGTLLMAVGTTALILISSWGGNRYDWTDPVILGMGALFLVCAVAFVQVERRSPHPLIPMTLFAERNFSVSTAAGLLIGVAMFGCMAYLPTYIQMVHGLGPTAAGLMMIPMMIGMMGTSIVVGNIVSRTGRYKWYPVAGTLIMGVGLWLIGSLQAGDTLVHLGVVLFVFGFGLGLCMQLLVLIVQNAFPISVVGTATASNNFFRQIGGTMGSAIVGSLFVSRLADLMGERIPAAAAQLGPEGARLAETFAHGSGANSMSPEILAGLPGPLHDAIVGAYNDALVPIYHMVVPLILVATVLLLFVREDTLKETVD, from the coding sequence ATGAGTGAGACAGACATCCGCACCACCGCGGCACCGCCCGGTGCCGACCGCTCCCCCGCCCCGGCGCCGACGACGCACAACGTCCCGCTGGTGTTCACCTCGCTGCTGCTGGGGATGCTCATCGTGTCCCTGGGGCAGATGATCTTCGCCACCGCACTGCCGACGATCGTCGCCGACCTCGGCGGCGTCGACCGCATGAGCTGGGTCATCACCGTCTACCTGCTCACCATGACGATCGGCCTGCCCGTGTACGGCAAGCTCGGGGACCAGATCGGGCGCAAACCCCTCTTCGTCACGGCCATCCTGCTGTTCTCCGCCGGCTCCCTCCTCGGCGCGCTGGCGTGGAACATCGATCTGCTCATCGCCGCACGCGCGGTCCAAGGACTCGGCGGCGGCGGCCTCATGGTCCTGTCCCAGGCGATCGTCGCCGACGTCGTCCCCGCCCGGCAGCGCGGCCGCTACATGGGCGTCATGGGCGCCGTCTTCGGGCTGTCCTCCGTCCTCGGCCCGCTGCTCGGCGGATTCTTCACCGAGGGGCCCGGCTGGAGGTGGGCGCTGTGGTTCAACCTCCCCGTGTGCCTGATCGCCCTCGTCGTGGCCGTCGTCTGGCTGCGCCTGCCCAACCGCGGCAGCGGACGCCGCACCGACTGGCCCGGCACGCTGCTCATGGCCGTCGGCACCACCGCGCTCATCCTCATCTCCTCGTGGGGCGGCAACCGCTACGACTGGACCGACCCGGTCATCCTCGGCATGGGCGCGCTGTTCCTCGTGTGCGCCGTGGCCTTCGTACAGGTCGAGCGTCGCTCCCCGCACCCGCTGATCCCGATGACGCTGTTCGCCGAGCGCAACTTCTCGGTCTCCACCGCCGCCGGGCTCCTGATCGGCGTCGCGATGTTCGGGTGCATGGCCTACCTGCCCACCTACATCCAGATGGTCCACGGTCTCGGGCCCACCGCGGCCGGCCTCATGATGATCCCCATGATGATCGGCATGATGGGCACCTCCATCGTCGTCGGCAACATCGTGAGCCGCACCGGCCGCTACAAGTGGTATCCCGTCGCCGGCACGCTCATCATGGGCGTCGGGCTCTGGCTCATCGGCTCGCTGCAGGCCGGTGACACCCTCGTCCACCTCGGCGTGGTGCTCTTCGTGTTCGGTTTCGGACTGGGCCTGTGCATGCAGCTGCTCGTGCTGATCGTCCAGAACGCGTTCCCCATCTCGGTGGTCGGCACCGCGACCGCGTCGAACAACTTCTTCCGCCAGATCGGCGGGACCATGGGTTCGGCCATCGTCGGCTCGCTGTTCGTCAGCCGGCTCGCCGACCTCATGGGCGAGCGCATCCCCGCCGCGGCGGCCCAGCTCGGACCCGAGGGCGCACGGCTCGCCGAGACCTTCGCCCACGGCTCGGGAGCCAACTCCATGAGCCCGGAGATCCTCGCCGGGCTGCCGGGCCCCCTGCACGACGCGATCGTCGGGGCGTACAACGACGCCCTGGTGCCGATCTACCACATGGTCGTCCCGCTCATCCTCGTCGCGACCGTGCTGCTGCTGTTCGTCCGCGAGGACACCCTCAAGGAGACGGTCGACTGA
- the gltX gene encoding glutamate--tRNA ligase, protein MTASDVRVRFCPSPTGTPHVGLVRTALFNWAHARHTGGTFVFRIEDTDAARDSEESYQAILDALRWLGLDWDEGPEVGGPYAPYRQSERRDLHLDVVRRLVEAGEAYESFSTPEEVEARHRAAGRDPKLGYDGYDRDLTEEQKQAFRDEGRGAVIRLRMPDEDLSWDDLVRGETTFKAGTVPDFALTRANGIPLYTLVNPVDDALMKITHVLRGEDLLSSTPRQIALYRALERIGVADDVPEFGHLPFVMGEGNKKLSKRDPESDLFLHRDRGMLPEGLLNYLALLGWGLSDDRDVFSLQEMVDAFDVRQVNANPARFDQKKADAINAEHIRQLSADEFARRLREYLVAHPAQDGLTLPADFDEQRWAVVAELLQTRIVVLSDAWNLIRFLLVDESEFTVDPQSAAKILKPESREVVDAAIAVLDSLEEWTTPAIEAALSGALVDGLGIKPRKAYGPVRVAATGSHISPPLFESIELLGREATLSRLRSAPVAD, encoded by the coding sequence ATGACAGCCTCCGATGTCCGCGTCCGCTTCTGTCCGTCGCCCACCGGCACACCTCACGTGGGGCTCGTGCGCACGGCACTGTTCAACTGGGCGCACGCCCGGCACACGGGTGGGACGTTCGTGTTCCGGATCGAGGACACCGACGCCGCGCGCGACTCCGAGGAGTCCTACCAGGCGATCCTCGACGCGCTGCGGTGGCTCGGCCTGGACTGGGACGAGGGACCCGAGGTCGGCGGTCCGTACGCGCCGTACCGCCAGTCGGAGCGGCGAGATCTGCACCTCGACGTGGTGCGCCGGCTCGTCGAGGCGGGGGAGGCCTACGAGTCCTTCTCCACCCCCGAGGAGGTCGAGGCCCGGCACCGGGCGGCCGGACGCGACCCCAAGCTCGGCTACGACGGATACGACCGCGACCTCACCGAGGAGCAGAAGCAGGCCTTCCGCGACGAGGGCCGCGGAGCTGTGATCCGCTTGCGGATGCCGGACGAGGACCTGTCCTGGGACGACCTCGTCCGCGGTGAGACGACGTTCAAGGCCGGCACGGTCCCCGACTTCGCGCTCACCCGCGCCAACGGGATCCCGCTCTACACGCTGGTCAACCCCGTCGACGACGCCCTGATGAAGATCACTCACGTCCTGCGCGGCGAGGACCTGCTCAGCTCCACCCCGCGGCAGATCGCCCTGTACCGCGCCCTCGAGCGCATCGGCGTGGCCGACGATGTGCCCGAGTTCGGTCACCTGCCGTTCGTCATGGGCGAGGGCAACAAGAAGCTCTCGAAGCGCGATCCCGAGTCGGACCTCTTCCTGCACCGCGACCGCGGCATGCTGCCCGAGGGCCTGCTCAACTACCTGGCGCTGCTCGGGTGGGGCCTGTCGGACGACCGTGACGTGTTCTCGCTGCAGGAGATGGTCGACGCCTTCGACGTCCGCCAGGTCAACGCGAACCCGGCCCGCTTCGACCAGAAGAAGGCCGACGCGATCAACGCCGAACACATCCGTCAGCTGTCGGCCGACGAGTTCGCGCGTCGTCTGCGCGAGTACCTCGTCGCCCACCCGGCCCAGGACGGACTCACGCTGCCGGCGGACTTCGACGAGCAGCGGTGGGCGGTCGTGGCCGAGTTGCTGCAGACCCGCATCGTGGTCCTGTCGGACGCCTGGAATCTCATCCGCTTCCTGCTGGTGGACGAGTCGGAGTTCACGGTGGACCCGCAGTCCGCGGCCAAGATCCTCAAGCCTGAGTCGCGTGAGGTCGTCGACGCGGCGATCGCCGTCCTCGACTCTCTCGAGGAGTGGACGACGCCCGCCATCGAGGCAGCACTGTCCGGGGCGCTGGTCGACGGTCTGGGCATCAAGCCGCGCAAGGCCTACGGCCCGGTGCGGGTGGCGGCGACGGGCTCGCATATCTCGCCCCCGCTGTTCGAGTCCATCGAGCTGCTCGGCCGCGAGGCGACCCTGTCCCGTCTCCGCTCGGCGCCGGTCGCCGACTGA
- a CDS encoding isochorismate synthase, with amino-acid sequence MASGLHPDVGRPVTAPDFLLSRATGSLRTQGALASFTDPADAALALRSGSCGLVVGAIGFEPDAPAALVEPDVVVRTDGPLEPPAYFRAMRTRAHIAEEMPTAAEHRARVATAIAGVRAGELDKVVLARAVRLAAEEPIDPHAVCAALIDSSPSADGYLVDLSPAGGRYSGRVLVGSSPELLVRRRGDLVECHPLAGSAPRSADPAADQAAGRALRASGKDASEHAFVVDSLARSLGPLCTDLEIPEHPSLTSTREMWHLGTRIRGRIADPRTTALDLTLAVHPTPAVCGTPTDAARRLIAGIEGDRGFYAGAVGWSDAGGDGEWMVTIRCVEIDADRAGAVAWAGGGLVADSQPDDEVAETGAKLRTVLRAVGAA; translated from the coding sequence GTGGCGTCAGGGCTCCACCCCGACGTCGGGCGTCCCGTCACCGCCCCGGACTTCCTGCTCTCGCGGGCGACCGGCTCGCTGCGCACGCAGGGCGCGCTCGCCTCGTTCACCGATCCCGCCGACGCCGCACTGGCCCTGCGTTCGGGCTCCTGCGGCCTCGTGGTGGGTGCGATCGGTTTCGAGCCGGACGCACCGGCCGCGCTCGTGGAGCCCGACGTCGTGGTGCGCACCGACGGCCCGCTCGAGCCGCCTGCGTATTTCCGCGCGATGCGGACTCGCGCCCACATCGCCGAAGAGATGCCCACGGCGGCGGAGCACCGGGCGCGTGTCGCGACCGCGATCGCGGGCGTGCGCGCGGGCGAACTCGACAAGGTGGTCCTCGCCCGGGCGGTGCGCCTGGCGGCGGAGGAGCCGATCGATCCCCACGCGGTGTGCGCCGCCCTCATCGACTCGAGCCCCTCGGCCGACGGGTACCTCGTCGACCTCTCCCCCGCCGGCGGTCGCTACTCGGGCCGCGTCCTGGTGGGGTCCAGTCCCGAGTTGCTCGTCCGTCGCCGGGGTGACCTGGTGGAGTGCCACCCGTTGGCCGGGTCCGCGCCCCGTTCCGCCGATCCCGCCGCCGACCAGGCCGCGGGCCGCGCGCTGCGGGCCTCCGGAAAGGACGCCTCCGAGCACGCCTTCGTCGTGGACTCGCTGGCCCGGTCGCTCGGGCCGTTGTGCACCGACCTCGAGATCCCCGAGCACCCGTCGTTGACCTCGACCCGGGAGATGTGGCACCTCGGGACCCGGATCCGAGGGCGCATCGCCGACCCCAGGACCACCGCTTTGGATCTGACCCTGGCCGTCCACCCCACGCCTGCGGTGTGCGGGACGCCGACGGACGCGGCCCGCCGCCTCATCGCGGGGATCGAGGGCGACCGGGGCTTCTACGCGGGCGCGGTCGGCTGGTCCGACGCCGGCGGAGACGGCGAGTGGATGGTCACCATCCGGTGCGTCGAGATCGACGCGGACCGCGCCGGGGCTGTCGCCTGGGCCGGGGGCGGGCTCGTGGCCGACTCGCAGCCCGACGACGAGGTCGCGGAGACCGGCGCCAAGCTGCGGACCGTCCTGCGGGCGGTCGGCGCCGCATAG
- a CDS encoding fumarylacetoacetate hydrolase family protein, producing the protein MRLARIAHPQGFAFVEVRGDVADPTSLTCAEISEHPFGTPEFTGREWPLADVRLLAPILASKIVCVGKNYADHAEEMGSQAPAEPLIFLKPNTSVVGPEAAIAYPPSSERVDHEGELAVVIGQPCRDVAAARAHEVILGYTCANDVTARDQQLSDGQWTRGKGYDTFCPLGPWIVTDLDPNGLDVRTTVTHEDGTRELRQDGNTSQFMHTVGEIIEYVSRVMTLLPGDVILTGTPAGVGSMLPGDRVTVEIEGIGALTNPVVDR; encoded by the coding sequence ATGCGTCTCGCCCGTATCGCCCATCCGCAGGGGTTCGCCTTCGTCGAGGTCCGTGGGGACGTCGCCGACCCCACCTCCCTGACCTGTGCCGAGATCTCCGAGCACCCGTTCGGCACCCCCGAGTTCACCGGACGGGAGTGGCCGCTGGCCGACGTCCGACTCCTCGCGCCCATCCTGGCGTCGAAGATCGTGTGTGTCGGCAAGAACTACGCCGACCACGCCGAGGAGATGGGTTCGCAGGCCCCCGCCGAGCCGTTGATCTTCCTCAAGCCCAACACCTCGGTCGTAGGCCCCGAGGCCGCCATCGCGTACCCGCCGAGCTCCGAGCGGGTCGACCACGAGGGCGAGCTCGCCGTCGTGATCGGGCAGCCGTGCCGCGACGTCGCCGCCGCCCGTGCGCACGAGGTCATCCTGGGCTACACCTGCGCGAACGACGTCACCGCGCGCGACCAGCAGCTCTCGGACGGACAGTGGACGCGGGGCAAGGGCTACGACACCTTCTGCCCGCTCGGTCCGTGGATCGTCACCGACCTCGACCCGAACGGTCTCGACGTCCGCACCACCGTCACGCACGAGGACGGGACCCGCGAGCTGCGCCAGGACGGCAACACCTCGCAGTTCATGCACACCGTCGGCGAGATCATCGAGTACGTCAGCCGGGTCATGACCCTGCTGCCCGGGGACGTCATCCTCACCGGCACCCCGGCCGGCGTCGGGTCGATGCTGCCCGGGGACCGCGTCACCGTGGAGATCGAGGGCATCGGTGCTCTGACCAACCCGGTCGTCGACAGGTAG
- a CDS encoding exonuclease domain-containing protein translates to MPDGPLGTFLRTPPPGPGTPLDEARLLAVDVETTGLDPRRDRVVSVGFVPVDGDRIVLGGAGSMLLRPDDRSGDDGGVGQSATVHGLTDDDVAHGAGVAEVLDRVLTALTGRTLLAHYSTIEVDFLGALCQRVYGVRPPLEAVDTLELQRRILGGGIDMGFTADPSPDELRLWGARGRYGLPRYRAHDAAVDALACAELYLAQVAELRDRGARVLRDLRTP, encoded by the coding sequence GTGCCCGACGGCCCGCTCGGCACCTTCCTGCGGACACCGCCGCCGGGCCCCGGCACCCCGCTCGACGAGGCGCGGCTGCTGGCCGTGGACGTGGAGACGACGGGCCTCGACCCGCGACGGGACCGGGTCGTGTCGGTGGGATTCGTCCCGGTCGACGGGGACCGGATCGTGCTGGGCGGGGCCGGGTCGATGCTCCTGCGGCCGGACGACCGGTCGGGTGACGACGGCGGTGTGGGCCAGAGCGCCACCGTGCACGGCCTCACCGACGACGACGTGGCGCACGGGGCGGGGGTCGCGGAGGTGCTCGACCGGGTGCTCACCGCCCTGACCGGGCGTACCCTGCTGGCGCACTACAGCACGATCGAGGTGGACTTCCTCGGCGCGCTGTGTCAGCGCGTGTACGGCGTGCGCCCGCCGCTGGAGGCCGTCGACACCCTCGAGCTGCAGCGACGGATACTCGGCGGAGGGATCGACATGGGGTTCACGGCGGATCCCTCGCCCGACGAGCTGCGCCTGTGGGGCGCCCGGGGACGCTACGGGCTGCCCCGGTACCGCGCGCACGACGCGGCCGTCGACGCGCTCGCCTGCGCCGAGTTGTACCTCGCCCAGGTGGCCGAGCTCCGCGACCGTGGGGCGCGGGTTCTGCGTGACCTCCGTACGCCCTAG